Within the Deltaproteobacteria bacterium genome, the region AAGGTGAAGGTGCCGCCGTTATAGAAGCTCGGAGCGCGAGTGATCAGGTTCACCGCGCCGCCCGTGCTGTTGCGCCCATACAGCGTGCCCTGCGGGCCGCGCAGCACCTCGATGCGATCGAGGTCGAACATGGCGATCGGCTGCAGCACCGAAGGCCCCGCGTACACCTCGTCCACGTACACCGCGACCGGGCTCGACTGGTGCAGGCTGTAGTCGTTCATCGTGACGCCGCGCAGCGAGAACACGGGCGCGCCGTCGCCGATCACCTGATTCACTTGAAGGTTCGGCACGAGCCCCGCGATGTCGTTCGTGTCCGAGATCTTGAGATCGTCGATCTCGGCGCCGCCGATCGCCGCGACCGAGATCGGCACGTCCTGAACGCTCTGGGCGCGCTTCTGCGCGGTGACGACGATGTCCTCGATCTCGCCCAGAGACGCGGGCTGTTCCTCCGCGGGCGGCGCCGCATCCTGCGCGCTCAGCGCGAGAGGCAGTGCGAGTGCGAACACCGACACGAACCCGAGCGAGCGAAGACGCATGCGTGGCACTCCGTGAAGGAATAGTGCGCGCATCATTGCACCGCGGTTTTCGCAGCGAAAGCGCCTGATCGCGATCAGGCGAGGAGCGCGGTCACCACTTCGCGCCGGGATGCGCGCGCGCGAGCACCTGCATCTCGGCGAGCATGCGCGAGAGGTGCTCGCTGTGGCGCCCGCTGCGCCCGCCGCGCGGCTGGAACGCGCCCGGATCGGGGCGCGTGAGCGTCGCGCCGCGCAGCAGCCCCTCGATCTCGGCGTGCGCCTCCGCGGCAAACGCGCTCGGATCGGGCGCGATGCCGGCCGTAGCGAGCTCGCGCGTCACGGCATCGGCTTCGAGCAGCTCTCCTAGGTATGGGAAGAGCTCCTCGAACGCGGTCTGCATGCGGCGATGGCTCTCGCTCGTGCCGTCGCCGAGCCGCATCACCCAGGTGCGCGCGTGGCGCGCGTGGTACCCGGCCTCGCGCGCAGCCTTCGCGCCGATCGCGGCGAGCCGCGGCTCCGCGCTCTTCGCGAGAGCTCGGTAGTTCGGGAGCGCGAACGCGGCGAAGAGCGCCTGCCGCGCGACGGTCCACGCGAAGTCGTGATCCGGCTGCTCGACGAGCAGCGCGTTCCGGAAGCCTGCGTCGTCGCGGAAGTAGGCGAGCGCATCCGCGTCTCGACCCGCTCCCTCGACTTCCCCCGCGAGCGAGAGCGCGGCCTGGGCGAGATCGAGGTTGTCGAGCGCGATGTTGCCGAGCGCGAGCTCTTCCTCGAGCACGGGCGCGAAGCCGATCCACTGCGAGAGGCGATGCCCCAACACCAGCGCGTCGTCGCCGAGGCGGAGCGCGTACTCGAACACGGCGCTCACTTGGACTTCTTCGGGTTCGCCGGCCGGTAGAAGCGCGGGTGGCGGTAGATCTTCGCGGGGCCGGGCTCGAACATCTCCGCGGCGTGCTCGCTCTTCGACGCGACGATGCGCTCGGACTCGACCACCCAGATCGACACGAGCTTGTCGCGGCGCGCGAAGGTGTCGCGCGCGTTCTGCAGCGCGAGCTCGGCGTCGGCGGCATGCACGGAGCCGACGTGCGTGTGCGGCGCGCCGGTCTTCTCCTGCACGAACACTTCCCACAGCGCGAACTGCGTCTCGGCGCTCATCGCGCGCCGCCTCGCTCGTGCTCCGCCTGCTTCGCCGCGTGCGCCTCCGCCGCGGCGCGCACCCAGGCGCCGCGCTCGTGCACCTCGCGCCGCACGCGCACGCGATCGCGCCCGCACGGGCCGCCGCCCGCGAGCACGCGCTTGAACTCGTCCCAGTGGATCGGGCCGTGCTGCCAGCGCCCCGTCGCGTCCTTCTTCATCGCCGGGTCCGGGATTGTTAGGCCGATCGCGTCGGCCTGCGGCACGACGAGGTTCACGAACCACTCGCGCTGCGCGTCGTTCGACTCCTGCTTCACTCTCCAGCGCATCAGCTGCGCCGAGTGGCGCGACTCGCTGTCGGGCGGACCGAACATCATCAGCGTCGGCCACCACCAGCGGCCCAGCGAGTCCTGCGCCATCTGCTTCTGCGCCGCGCTCCCCTGCGCGAGCGCCGCGACGATCTCGTAGCCCTGCCGCTCGTGGAAGCGCTCCTCCGAGCAGATGCGCTGCATGGCGCGCGCGTAGGGGCCGTAGGAGGCGCGCGCGAGCAGCGTCTGATTCACGATCGCGGCTTGGTCGACGAGCCAGCCGATCGTGCCCGCGTCGGCCCAGGTGAGCGTCGGGTAGTTGAAGATGCTCGAGTACTTCGCCTCGCCTGATAACAGCGCGGCGACCAGCTCCTCGCGCGAGACGCCGAGCGTCTCTGCGGCGGCGTAGAGGTAGAGCCCGTGACCGCCTTCGTCTTGGACCTTGGTGAGCATCCCGATCTTGCGCTTCAGCGAGGGCGCGCGCGTGATCCAGTTGCCCTCGGGCAGCATGCCCACCACCTCCGAGTGCGCGTGCTGCGAGATCATGCGCACGAGCTGGCGGCGATACGCATCGGGCATCCAATCGCCGGGCTCGATCTTCTCGCCAGCATCGATGCGCGCGAGGAACGCGGCCTCGCGCTCGGCGTCGCTCGGTGCTGCGTGCGTGGTGGACATGCGGCGCATCGTAACCGCGTTCCCGGCGCGCAGTGGCCATCGGTGCCAGGCACGCTTGGCCACGCAATCCGCGGCGGCCATCCGTGCCAGGCACCGATGGCCGGTCGACGCGGGCGGGGCTCGTCTGCGACGCTGCCTCGATCTCGCAGCGGGAGGAGATGGCGTGGCGAACGAGTTCATTCGCGTGGAGCACGACGCCGGCGTAATGCGCATCGCGCTCGCGCGGCCCGATGTGCTGAACAGCCTGAATCGCGCGATGGCGCGCGAGCTGCAGGCCGCGCTCGACGAGGCGGCCGCGCGCGCCGATGTGCGGGGGGTGCTGCTCACCGGC harbors:
- the paaC gene encoding phenylacetate-CoA oxygenase subunit PaaC, whose product is MSAVFEYALRLGDDALVLGHRLSQWIGFAPVLEEELALGNIALDNLDLAQAALSLAGEVEGAGRDADALAYFRDDAGFRNALLVEQPDHDFAWTVARQALFAAFALPNYRALAKSAEPRLAAIGAKAAREAGYHARHARTWVMRLGDGTSESHRRMQTAFEELFPYLGELLEADAVTRELATAGIAPDPSAFAAEAHAEIEGLLRGATLTRPDPGAFQPRGGRSGRHSEHLSRMLAEMQVLARAHPGAKW
- the paaB gene encoding 1,2-phenylacetyl-CoA epoxidase subunit B, with translation MSAETQFALWEVFVQEKTGAPHTHVGSVHAADAELALQNARDTFARRDKLVSIWVVESERIVASKSEHAAEMFEPGPAKIYRHPRFYRPANPKKSK
- the paaA gene encoding 1,2-phenylacetyl-CoA epoxidase subunit A, encoding MRRMSTTHAAPSDAEREAAFLARIDAGEKIEPGDWMPDAYRRQLVRMISQHAHSEVVGMLPEGNWITRAPSLKRKIGMLTKVQDEGGHGLYLYAAAETLGVSREELVAALLSGEAKYSSIFNYPTLTWADAGTIGWLVDQAAIVNQTLLARASYGPYARAMQRICSEERFHERQGYEIVAALAQGSAAQKQMAQDSLGRWWWPTLMMFGPPDSESRHSAQLMRWRVKQESNDAQREWFVNLVVPQADAIGLTIPDPAMKKDATGRWQHGPIHWDEFKRVLAGGGPCGRDRVRVRREVHERGAWVRAAAEAHAAKQAEHERGGAR